The genomic region AATACatttagtacaaatattttactctATTGCCCCTTTCTTCTTCACATCCATTAAGGGAACTTTGCTCCTTCATTTTCTACCATTTATTCTAATATGTAAAAAcattattgtaatattaataaattcATTCAATTAGATTTcgaatatgtatattgtaatacgtAGTATTATAATACTTTTTATTAATTTTAACTAAATCTTCCAGATATAAATTGACACAAACGTGGCCTTATAACATACGAGTATATTATGTGGCCTTATTTTATTTGTTATACAAAAGTGTTGTTTAATTCTTTAATATCATATATACTCATATACAGTACTAAAGGTTTTGAATAATAAAATCTAAAAGAGCAAGGGTTAATATGTAATTTAGTATCACAGTGAAGGGGTAAGTAGCAAATAAGTTAATAGGTGTTTGTCGGGGAATCATCTTCCCCAAACTTTTCTGCAACTTTCTAACCCATCAAACCTAAATGAAACTTTTAAATTTGTGGCAAGAGACAAAAATTAACCATTTAAACATActaaatatattcaaaaatatcatATAACATAATTAAATTCTTCAAAAATCGTTTTATAACACTTTCACATCTCAAATCTGTAAAAACTCAAGAACAACCCTTGAACACATGATGCCCCCTCTTTCATGATGTCCAGTGCGGTTGCACCTCCAGCCCTACCCCAGGTCCGACCCTGGTATTGATGCTGAACCATTTAGCACCATTTGTCATTCAGAGATTAGAAACAAACGCGCTGAATGCTTAATGATTCAGCATTACTAGCTTACTGTATAATTAATCATTAAATTTTGCCGTtaaaaaatttattattcgttAATTTATTAATGGTACCTAAAATAATTTCTTAAATTTCCTAAACGGTTAGAAATAAATAAAATGGAGTAATAAAATTAAGACAAATTTACCCAAATTATCCCTGTATTTTGATCATTTTGCTCGTTTCATCTCTGTATTACAAAAGCTGCATTTGTCatccttaaatttaaaatatggtcTCAATTTTGTCCCTGACTTAACGTTTCGTTAAGTAGTACGTTAAGTGGATGCATGTGCGAGGTACGTGACTTACTAACTACTTCATCTTCATCATGTTAAAGAGCATAAGCCCTAATTTAGTCAACCATTTAAATAATTTGAGCACATTTCACTCAAATTCGTCATCAAATCTCCGAACTAGAACTCTATCAAAACCCTTAAAATTATATCACAAACACCATCTTCTCCTTCCCAAACACAATTCAAAACTCAATCTTCATCTTCTCTAAATCAATTGCAATAATCATGGGAGAATAATCTGCTAACAGTTTACATTTAATAATTAATGCTCATGAATGAATGACATCTTATTTGTTAGGGTTTAATTTTCACAATTTAGTGAAAATTCCTTCTTATTAATCTATATTTCTTGTTTTttgctaaaaaaaataaaattgttagggtttaattaatacggAATATATCTGATATTAATGCTTCTTTTCTATTCATAAAAACATCTGTGTTGAACTAGAATCAAAAACCTAGTTCTGATGTTAGGTCTGTCAATAGTTAGCTAGAGACTTATAGTTATGTCATAATATATTAGAGCTGTGAGAAAGAATTTGACAAGGCTTCAAATGACGCCTCGGATGAGGCAAAGAGCGAGAGCTTCATGCACTTTTCTTGGGCATTGGTTTATTCTAAGAGCACGCGGTGTCCCCGCTGTCGCTCCCCGCCGTCGGGCCAAAATCGATGCCGAACCACCGTCGCCCGACACCGCTTCACCGTCGCCACCACCGTTGATTTACACCGTCACGCCACCGACGGTggtttttgggtgtttttgtggGGTCCAGATTCGAATTTCTAGCCGTTGGAGCTGTTTTTCTTTTCTCAAATCcgaatttcctttttttttttttttttaatttcatttttCCTTTTTTATTATTTGTGAGGTTTTGTTTTTGGTTTTTTTGCAGGTTGGGTTTTGGAGAGATGAAAGTGAGAGGTGGGTTTTGGAGAGATGAAGTCAACCTAACTTGGTTTTGGAGAAATGAAGGTGAGAGGTGGGTTTTGGAGAGATGAAGTCAACCTAACTTGCATCTTGCCTACTTTTTTCCTTTtgatttttcttttttatttatgtttgtttttaattttaatttaatgttattatttaagaaaaatatataataaaaaagttttgaaaaaaaaatggaCACTTAAATAGACACTGTTGACACCCTCACTCATGTGCCATTCAGTCAATCTCAGTGTCCATTTTGGACACTGAAAATGAACATTGAAGAGGACTACGGATACCTCGTGCTCTAAGCATCACTTTTCATTGTACTTAGCATTCTTCTAAATTCTTCTAGTCAGAGATTGATTCAACTTTGACCTCTTTTATGTGGCTGCAATTGTATTTTGACCCTTTTTCAGTACTAATTGATTAAGCTTATATACTTTGACATTATATATCACATTTTTTCGAATTCGTCAACTCGAGTGACTTGCATTAAAGAGTCTATGTGACAGTATCAATTGGATTAGTTGTAAACGTATAAATTTAAAGAAATGATTTCATCAAAATGTTGATTATTGTTTAGGAATATTCTCAAAAGCATCTTATGCATTGACAATCTAGTACCAGCTGTTATAAAAGAACCAGTAGTCACCTTTGGATGAGGATGATTTtaacacacccttttttgatcctcacatacctattttaaccttttactcttctaaatatactccatttctttaaattggtgtatGAGCATCAAAAAatggtgtgttagaatcatccccttTGGAAACCTATGTTTCGCTTAATTTATAGTAGTAAATTTTTTATTTCAATTTTTTCCCAGTTCCTGAAAAATGAATAATAAAATGTGGGAAGCGGGTATGAATCTGAATCTGACAAATCAAAGTGCAACTTTGGTGAAGACTTTGGATTATTTACAAAAAGTACTCTGAACTCTCAATATAATCATATTTTACCCTATTAAATCGACAATTAACTTTCGTTAACGTGAGAGATGAAATTGGAACCTGAAAATGCTTTTAAGGATTAAAATTTACAGGAAATGAAATTCAGGGATGAAAATGGATAAAATGGAAAAACAAAGGAGGAAATGAGCAATTTTGTCTAAAATCAACCAGGTAATTTGCCCCACCTCTTCTTCTCTTAAAACACCCTATTATCGCCGCCGTCATTTGCCCTTCCGTCATTAACCAGGTAATTGCCCTAATTTATTGTCATCGACTCATCGATTATCTGTTGATTTCTATAACTACACAACCAATTTTTATCCTATTTATTTACCTATTTTTTTGTATTTAATCGAAGCTTATTATTAGGTTAACATGCTTCTCATATAAGTTTAGTATATTGATATAAACTCGATATAGGGTATAGAGACGAACTATGAACAATTGCCACCTCATCATCCGCCGTGGCTACGCCACCAGATACAGTGGCAGAGTAATCACCGAAATGAACAACGGCCGTTCATTCGCCGTCGAAGTCCGTGTCCCAAACATCCAACAACTTGATCCTAGAGGCTATGCGTTACCTCGCCGTGACCTAATCTGTAAAATCCTCAACATTTTACAATccaaatcatcaccaaaccctttCATCGAACTATCAGACTATCTacaaaccctaactctaaccctaacCGTTTCCGAAGCATCCGAAATACTAAAATTTCTTCACTCTTCATCACTCGCTCTTCAGTTTTTTTAGGTTTTGTCCTTCCTCAATTCCTAAATTTCGTCATGATTGCTTCACCTACAATCGGATTATTCAAATACTTGCCAAGTCATCATCGCCTGATCGGTTCGACTCTGTTCGTAGGGTTGTTGATGAGATGGAGCGGTCCAACGTCCGTGGAAACATCTCAACGGTTAACATTTTGATTGGGATATTTAGTGGTGGTGAAGATTTGGATCGGTGTTTACGGTTGGTTAAACAATGGGAGCTTAAGATGAATCGTTATACGTATAAATGTCTTCTTCAAGCTCATTTAAGATCTCGTGATTCAAATATAGGATTTGAAGTTTATCAAGAGATGAAAAGGAAAGGTTATGAACCGGATATTTTTGCTTACAATATCTTACTTGATGCTCTTGCCAAAGATGAAAAGGTTACAACTTTTTTGTTTTTGTATTGATAAAGTTGCTGTTTAGTTCATAGTTTGCTTTGTATAATTGAATTTGCGTTTATCAGATTGATGAGGCGAATGAGGTGTTTGAAGACATGAAGAGGAAACATTGCGAGCCTGATGAATATACATACACGATTATGATACGAATGATTGGAAAAAACGGGAAGCCTAACGATGCAATAAGAGTCTTTCAAGAAATGTTATCGAAGAATTTAGCGCCAAATTTAATTGCTTATAATACAATTATTCAGGTGCTTGCTATGAACCGAATGGTTGACAAAACTATATACCTTTTCTCGAAGATGGTAGAAAACGGTTGTCGGCCAAATGAATTTACTTTCAGTATCATTTTAAATGTTTTGGTTTCAGAAGGACAACTTGGTAGACTAGATGAAGTTGTGGAAATATCAAAAGAGTATTTGAACAAGGGCATATATACGTATCTTGTACGTACGCTTAATAAACTAGGTCATTCTAGTGAAGCTCATCGTCTATTTTGTTATATGTGGAACTTTCATGATAGTGGAGATAAAGATGCGTATCTATCGATGTTGGAAAGTTTATGTAAAGAAGGTAAATTTACAGAAGCTATGGATTTTTTAAGTAAGATTCATGAAAAGGGGATAAGTTCAGATACGATTATGTATAACACTGTGTTTACTGCACTTGGGAAATCAAAAGAAATATCTCATATTCTTGATTTGTATGAAAAAATGAAAAAAGATGGACCTTTACCAGATATATTTACTTACAATATACTGATTTCGAGTTTTGGAAGAAGTGGACGAGTTGACGAGGCTGTTAAGATCTTTGATGAGCTGGAAAATAGTGATTGTAAGCCTGATATCATTTCGTATAATTCTTTAATTAATTGTTTAGGGAAAAatggtgatgttgatgaagctcATATGAGGTTTAAAGAGATGGAAGAAAAGGGTTTGAATCCTGATGTTGTAACGTATAGTACACTTATCGAGTGTTTTGGAAAATCGGATAGAGTTGAAATGGCTTGTAGATTGTTTGATGAAATGCTTGATAAAGGGTGTTGTCCGAATATTGTCACGTATAATATATTATTAGATTGTCTTGAAAGATGTGGGCGAACTGGTGAAGCTGTTGATTTGTATGCAAAGCTTAAAGAACAGGGTTTAACGCCAGATTCAATTACTTACTCCATTCTTGAACGTTTACAAAGCGGTTCTCAAAGGAAATTTAGAAGTCGGAGACAAAATCCGATTACTGGATGGGTTGTTAGTCCTTTAAGATGATTAGTAAATGAAGTCTTGATTCGCTCAGTAAGTTTCAATGATTCAATTTAGTCAAACTATCACAAATGGTCTATGTGGTTTGTATCAGAAATCACTGGTGGTCcttgtactttttatttatcatGGATGGTCCCGTGGTTTGCATTTTGAATCACCGATAATTGTTGTGGTGCATAACCACATGGATCATTCTTGATGAAATAATGCAAATCACCGGGACTACTGGTAATTCAGATGCAAATCATAAGGACAATCGGTGATTCAAATGCAAATCACAGGGACCATCTTTGATGGAAAAATGTGCAGGGACCATTGGTGATATTTTCTCTTCAATTTAACCTGCAAATAGTTACAAAGATCTTATATCGTGTCgacctttttttcttttttttttccttccttTGTTTTTTTGTGTAATATCTTGATATTTGTTGTACAAACTTGCATCTCTTTTTAGAACATGTGCTATTGGTGGTTAGATTTTTCTGAATAAATGAGTATGATGAAGAAAGACATAAAATCTAGTGTCTTTATTGTACTCCATAAATTATTAAAATTGGTGGACCAGAGTATAAGCCCTATGATGTAGTATGATACCACAAAATGAAAACGTGGGATTTTATGTACTAAATTGAAGGCTACGGGCCCTTGATTGGGCAAATATGTAATATGTTGAAAAGCTAAAGGTTAATTCGGTATCAAAGAGTATATATAAACAACTTTGGAAAACCTATTAATCATCCCAATAAAAAGTTTAATAGTAAAATTTAGTAGTAATGAAATTGTTGTTGGTGTTTCTTGTGCTTACTGTAGCAACTGTAACATCACGTTCAACACTGAACGACCACAATGTAATCCGTACCGTCGTCTCAAAACCGAGTAGTTATCGCGATGGTTCGGTCGATAACAAGTGTCTGAGCTGGCGGTTAACGGTGGAAAGCTACAACCTTCGCGATTGGAAGCTAGTACCAGAGGAATGCATAAGCTACATTGGAGATTACATGATGGGTACACAACATCCTGAAGATTGTACCGCTGCTGCTGACGTGGCGTTTGCTTATGCTCAAACTGTTAACCTCACTGGTGATGGGAAGGACGCTTGGATCTTGGATATTGACCAAACTGCCCTTTCTCTTTTAGATTATTACTCTCGCCCTACAGTTCAGTTTGGGTAATAAGTAATAACCATTACATTGTATCGTCTTTTTCTTTGTTTAATCAACTTTTTTTTAGTGAGATGTTAATTTTACAGGGGTATTTTGTATAACGATACGATGTTTGAAGCGTGGCTAGCAGAAGGGCGTGCAACTGCGAACCCTGCGGTGCTTAAATTGTACAACGACTTGATTTCAATAGGTTTCAAGATTGTGTTTATTTCAGGAACATCGGAGGGTCAACGAGATGTGAGGATTGCTAATTTGAACAAGGCAGGTTATTACAATTGGGAAAAGCTTATGCTAAAGTGAGTAATTTCATAAATACCCTTTTATTTAAATCTTTTAAACTTAGGGTGCGCTTGATAAAACTAAAAGATAAAAAGTGTCCAATAGTTCGTAATCTGAATGATCCAAAGCTTTTGAATGAAGTTGATTCTGgacctgtttgataatcattttcaatGAACAATATGAATGATATAAATTTATCTTATTAACCTTTTGCATTAATAAAAAACAATAAAGTTGTTTAATATCTGTTCCTGATATAATTAAAAGACATGTCAATGGTGATGGTTTAGCATTCAGCTCTGAATCATTTAGTTAACAAGTAATCAAAGCACCCTTAATTCCCTATTGATGGTTAATGTTGTGAACCGTGTGTTTTTAGAGCGGAGTCGGAGCATGGGACTACTGCACAAGTGTACAAGACGAAAAAAAGGACACAATTAGTGGGAGAGGGATACAGAATCCATGGAAATATGGGAGATCAATGGAGCGATTTGATTGGTGATTATAGTGGTGATCGTACATTCAAGTTGCCGAATCCTATGTTCTTCATTCCTTAAATTGACCACTGGAGAAATTAAGTAATAATTGACGGGGTTGTAATGCATGGTGGCTCTGGAACGATGTAGTTTTAGTTCTGTTGCCCTAGCTTTGCATCCCTGTAATGTCATTATGTAGCTTCTTTAGGAGCTCATAACAATAAGCATGTAATAATTTGGTTATGGAATAACactattacggagtatattatccaTGATAAAATTCACTGCAATTATGTTATTTATACTTATATCACCCCAATCTTTCTCGTCCTCATTCCTTtcttttgtaaaaataaaaataaaaaataaaaaatattaattagTGTATTATTCTCTACATTTCCTTTAACCAGTCTCAAGAATAAGCGTAAGTTATGGATTTTCATGTAATATTGAAATTGTTTTGTTTGCCGTGATTTAGCTTATCAATTTTTATGAGATCTAAAAGAAattgattttataaaatctaaAGACAGGTCAACGTATATGTTTGGCTACTTACATGAAATCTAAAGAAATTGATCCACGAAACGGGTGTCCGATAAAACTAGCCAAACATAATGTTATGGCCACATATATTTACAAAACAATCCTCCGAACTTACTTGACAAGGTGAGGTGTATATTCACGTCCGCTTAGTATCTACCTCACGGAGGTAAACAACGTAGATGTACACCTCATTTGGTCAAATACTTTTTGAGaattgttttgtacataatatatatatatgtggtcaTTTCTCTAAAATATTACTAATATGCTTATTTTTTGTTATCTTACATAATCCTATATAGGGTAATTGCCCTTTTTTATCCGCCCAACATTGTTGATTTCCATGATATTGAACTTCAATATATACATCCCTTGTCGAGTGAAAAGTGATGAAATGGATTTGGCGCTTGTTAAATGTTTCCATGGGCACTTTCAAGTGAAACAACTAATCCGTATTAGGCCACACACAATAGTTCTATTCTTTCACTGAACTTCTCTCCTCCACATtagcgccacatcagcacaaaccctttaacatttctttcacattcctttcactaaacactcacAATTATAAACTTCACTACCCCACTTtacccattttttattattatttaaaacttaaaatattaatataaataacatttataaattgaaaaaaacaaaaataaatacggaTTAGATAATAATAAATACGGATTAGATTATAATAcggattaaaaataaaaataaaccctCCGCAGCTCATCACCATCGTCACAGATCAGGTTCTCTTCATCGTATAATTACTCCGGTTCGTTTTTCCCTCATGATCTGGTTACACTGCTGGTTTGAAACATCTTCAACAACAACCATAATCAATGTTATTTATATTGAAGAAATTAATAAAAAAGAAATAGAAAAGGAGAAGAAaaggagaaagaagaagaagaaagggagAAGGAAGAAGGTGGGCCCCACAAAGTCGAACGTTAGAAGGGTGAGGGGACTCACTGGCGGCAGCTGTGGCGGAATGGTGGTGGTGGGAGACACCAGGGGGCGGACGGGTGGCGGCTCCTTTCACGAGCCATTACATGTGGCCTTAGTGAAATGTTAGTGACTAGCCTTATGAGAGTTTGGTCGAAAGTCTGGGTTTACTTCTTTTATTCTTGTACATATTGCTTGATTTATTATACATTTTAATTTTTGTGGGTATATCTGAGTACTATTTAATGGATGGTATGGTGTGTTTAGTAATGAATTGTGAAACGTTAGTGAAAGGAGGTTATGTTAATGTGTCGCTAATGTGAATTAGAAAAATTCAATGAAAGACGATAAAAAATAGAGATATGTCTCATAGAAATAAACTagcgaaatgacccgtgaaatcacgggtttgtttaaatgaaatagtttaatactagtaatatgttttaagtattaagataatgtaaatgttaaagtcatttgatTTAACGACCCGTGAAACAACgaattctgactaagaaactttTCGTTGCTTTTTACAAATATACTGATGTACTTAACTTTGTaagaataaatgaactaccttgatgtacttaactttgttataaaagcctacattacaactttttatttagacatttatttcgcatacatatgtaacataattaatctcgtaaaaagcACACACACTTAAATAATAATggagtaatataataactataattataattataattataattataattataataaataatataaagtttgtttaaaaattgagaatttatatttttaataataattattagtaataacaaacgccttttgataaacttttaaaaataaaaatacaattattatatgaaggttgtggaatatgtttcaaagtttgtacatgtgtttatAAGGTGATTTGTAAAAGATCAtacaatttgttttgaagcttatacatatacatatggtcatgtgagtgttttatcatgaggttgtacataatgtttcaaatattgtacatatggtcc from Rutidosis leptorrhynchoides isolate AG116_Rl617_1_P2 chromosome 9, CSIRO_AGI_Rlap_v1, whole genome shotgun sequence harbors:
- the LOC139865800 gene encoding LOW QUALITY PROTEIN: pentatricopeptide repeat-containing protein At1g51965, mitochondrial-like (The sequence of the model RefSeq protein was modified relative to this genomic sequence to represent the inferred CDS: deleted 1 base in 1 codon); this translates as MNNCHLIIRRGYATRYSGRVITEMNNGRSFAVEVRVPNIQQLDPRGYALPRRDLICKILNILQSKSSPNPFIELSDYLQTLTLTLTVSEASEILKFLHSSSLALQFFRFCPSSIPKFRHDCFTYNRIIQILAKSSSPDRFDSVRRVVDEMERSNVRGNISTVNILIGIFSGGEDLDRCLRLVKQWELKMNRYTYKCLLQAHLRSRDSNIGFEVYQEMKRKGYEPDIFAYNILLDALAKDEKIDEANEVFEDMKRKHCEPDEYTYTIMIRMIGKNGKPNDAIRVFQEMLSKNLAPNLIAYNTIIQVLAMNRMVDKTIYLFSKMVENGCRPNEFTFSIILNVLVSEGQLGRLDEVVEISKEYLNKGIYTYLVRTLNKLGHSSEAHRLFCYMWNFHDSGDKDAYLSMLESLCKEGKFTEAMDFLSKIHEKGISSDTIMYNTVFTALGKSKEISHILDLYEKMKKDGPLPDIFTYNILISSFGRSGRVDEAVKIFDELENSDCKPDIISYNSLINCLGKNGDVDEAHMRFKEMEEKGLNPDVVTYSTLIECFGKSDRVEMACRLFDEMLDKGCCPNIVTYNILLDCLERCGRTGEAVDLYAKLKEQGLTPDSITYSILERLQSGSQRKFRSRRQNPITGWVVSPLR
- the LOC139865801 gene encoding acid phosphatase 1-like; the protein is MKLLLVFLVLTVATVTSRSTLNDHNVIRTVVSKPSSYRDGSVDNKCLSWRLTVESYNLRDWKLVPEECISYIGDYMMGTQHPEDCTAAADVAFAYAQTVNLTGDGKDAWILDIDQTALSLLDYYSRPTVQFGGILYNDTMFEAWLAEGRATANPAVLKLYNDLISIGFKIVFISGTSEGQRDVRIANLNKAGYYNWEKLMLKAESEHGTTAQVYKTKKRTQLVGEGYRIHGNMGDQWSDLIGDYSGDRTFKLPNPMFFIP